DNA from Nymphaea colorata isolate Beijing-Zhang1983 chromosome 4, ASM883128v2, whole genome shotgun sequence:
TCCTTTCCTTATaacatttttcacttttatttccaATAGTCTACTTCATGGGTGTGATTTTTATGttcaaaatattgcatttaTTGAGAAAGTTACATTTATAGGCCCGGCCTTGCCACCAGTGTCCTCCAGCAACAGGCTGACTATCTGTCGTTTatgttagtcattttttttctccctgcGTTTTACAGATAACTTTTTAAAGTGCAGCagcaatttatttttgtttagcTAACGATTTGTCGTTTACGTTAGCCATTCTTTTTCTCCCTATGTTTCAGGGATAACTTTTTAAACTGTAGCAGCAATTTATTTGTGTTTAATTATTACTAACAAAATAATTGAGGAAATTTACCCATTGCATGCAAATTGTCCTTTTCTGCCGAAACTTGTAGCTGAAAGGATTAGATGGGGTGTGTACTAAAAATGGTGGCGCAAGTATGAATCCCTCCTCCGGCCGGCCTCCGAGCAAAACGCCCTTCCATCCTCAGGAATGGTCCGAGGATTCAACCCTACATTTGTTCGCCCATGACTTGTTGGGTGAATAGTCAGGTGAGCGGATTATCTAACGAACCACTTGGAGCACTTGCTGCTCCCTCTTCCCCAGGCCATTTTAAGACTAGAGCAGGGTGAAGGGGATATTTTGTTGCAGACTAGCAGCATAAGTGCGTTGCCTATATTTTCCAATGTTCCTATGCTTGTTAATGTTCCTGAATCTAGTACAGTAAATGGATTCAATTCCTGAAATTTGTAAGCCGACTTACTTACCTGAGCAGCCACAGCTTAATTTCTCGCATAGAAGAGGGTCTCGAAGAACACCGAACGTTGCCTGAAAAGTGTTTACTGTAAGCACTTTTTCTGCTAGAAAGAGGAGGCCGGGTGGTCAGGCTTTTCCATGAAACGAGCTCCGTTGAACCGAAGATTACCCCTTCTCGATCGGCGTCCGTTTGGAGGCATAAAAGCAGGAAGCTTAATTGAAACGAAGACGTTAGTAAAAGAAGTCGGAGTGGGGTCATAAAAGCACTAAGCTTAATTGAAACGAAAACGCTGTAAAAGAAGTCGGAGTCAGGGCTAAGGCAACACGGGGTCGACCTGAACAGGCTCGCCAGAGTGACAGTGTCATCGATCGGAACGCCTCCATAATCTCTGCCTGCGGAAGGACGGGAAGGAGTGAGCTCAAAAGAGTTGGGATCATATGCGCGGAAGCTCGGCCATAATATTCTAATCGTATAGGAAATTAGGAATCACGTTCAAATGCAACTCGTTTAACTCCGGACTGAAATCCAACAGGCATTCAATTTAAACATACAATAACTTGGTCCTGATTTCCTCACTATACCTCCTGACCCATATTTAACTCGACCTGTCCGGTCTTGTTTGAACCCAAGCTAGAGGCCTGCACCTGGTCTGCTGGAGGCCCTGCGAAGGCTAGCCAGGTATTTCTGAAGCTTCCGATGCATAATCAGGGAATTCTGAAGGTTATTTTGGACATTTGAAGCTGTTTACGGAAATTGGGCAGACGCCTCCCTTCAGTAACTGACCACCCTTCCTGACCGCGTCCATTTTCCCGCGCAAATCCGTGGACCCCTATATCCCTTAACTTTGCTAGAAAGGTCAGAAGCAGGAGGACTCCTTAGGATCGTGTCCTTGGAACAATGACCCTGGACGTTGGCCAAGGACATCTTCGTAACAAAAGCAAGGAAAACCACGATGGCGCCAATTTAACGACTTTTGTGTTGAAATTCATTCCAAGAAAGCGCGGTAGAATATTTTTCCATGTCCatcgcaaaaaaaaaaaaaaaaaaatcaacgattAGCTAGCTAGCAAAAGTTCTTTCGGACAGACGAAAATCAAGAATTAAATCCCAAAACATCAAATATATGTGAACagattatcttgaaactttCTCGGTACTTCCGAGAACGATATGGTCCCAAGAATAACTCCATGTATGAGGCACGACAGCCAGATGAGCTTTCAGAATTTCCATGGTTCATAATTGTCCTTCTCATCTTGCAATTCCAAGTTTCTTCTGAAAATTTTCAGAGAACTCTTCTTTTTCCAGACATTTTCGAGTTTCCATTGATCGTTCCCAGAGGATAAACCTCCTTCGAGTTACATTCGCTCACTACCGGAATCAAGACAGTTCGCACTGTggacggaaaaaaaaaaacagagtgctctctctctctctctctctcgctcaccaTGGTGACGACTAACGAAGGAACGACATAACTTAGGCTGATGGATCCTGCAGAAGCCGTGCATAGCTACTATctgaaaaggagaaaacaaaggAGAAAAGCTTCAAAAGTCTACCTATAATGCATcacaatatatgaaaaaatgtcaagaaaagAGAAGATAAAACAGAGGAGGTGATCATTACAATCGACTTGATCGTAAGGCGAAGAGAAAAAGTATAACCAAACGTGGATGAACATGCCGAAAACACAAACGTCGCCGAGCTCTTGCCgggaaaaaaattgaggtttttGCACGCTAGTTTGGTTTCCCCCTGATCAGCGACGATCAACACTCTAACTTTGCACTAATTTGATCTGATCGACATCTCTCCCATGTTATTAGGGTGCTTTCACGTCTATGCTATAAACGAAGACGCTCATTGATCCAGACAGTCGAAATTTCCTTCAACATCGACGATCGGTTTGTCCTGACGATGAAAATTCTTGGCGACGATAAGCATATGAACGAGAGAGAATAAGAGAGGACCTGATTGAGCAGATCAGCGGTGAGGTTGTGGCCGTCGTCGGGCTTCGCTTGGAATGAACCGTACTCCTCCAACGCGATCTCCTTCGCCGTCCTCCTCTTTCCCATCTCATATGGAAAGTGGCAACGATGAAAGGTTCATAATGCAAAGACCGATCATTGGTACGAAGAAAAAGCATCTCATCAACTACCAAGTGCCAACAACTTGGATGTGGAAATTGGACGAAATACAGATCGACCCTTGCTACTCACAACATGTTTCTCAAATATCAACAAGAAAATGATGATACATCTGAATTTTATGTAAGCTCTTAATCATCACAATGATCAAAAACTAAGAGTTAACtactctttcaaaaaaaaattgtggtgaTTGAAATTGATGTGAAACTTATTAACAACAATTCTAGTTGTAGTCCTACTTGATTAAGATCACTATATAGATATTTATATGATTAAATATAAGATAATGTTCTTAATTACATTTTTTTGGGTATGGCGTGTCAAATCTACAATTGTCTAATGGACGACATATTATCTCAAAATTAACCAACAACAAGGTACCTTAGAATAGGAACTGATTTTGGAAGACGAAAAACTACATGCAAATTGTGTGATGACCGGAAAAAATGCGGATGTTCCGTGATTGTGAGTTTAATTCCTCTTCCCGTACTGACATTTTTGCGTTCATCTCTGCTATGGATTCAATAATCGGCAACTTTTATTCCACTTTACGA
Protein-coding regions in this window:
- the LOC116253284 gene encoding uncharacterized protein LOC116253284, whose translation is MGKRRTAKEIALEEYGSFQAKPDDGHNLTADLLNQIVAMHGFCRIHQPKLCRSFVSRHHGRDYGGVPIDDTVTLASLFSFLLLCLQTDADREGVIFGSTELVSWKSLTTRPPLSSRKSAYSKHFSGNVRCSSRPSSMREIKLWLLRLKKNLHINVVVFAKMKGKNVNS